One Alnus glutinosa chromosome 3, dhAlnGlut1.1, whole genome shotgun sequence genomic region harbors:
- the LOC133864054 gene encoding UDP-glycosyltransferase 76B1-like gives MRTAKRRDRRSSMENPRANYGSAQQRKGRGRRVVLFPLPLQGHINPMLQLANILYSKGFSITIIHTHFNSPNSSNHPSFTFHSIPDSLLESEASTADVIALVTLLNVNCVTPFRDCLAKLLSVPLEDPIACIITDAIWHFTQAVADSFNLPRIVLRTSNVASFLGFACFPFLREMGYLPIQESQLAAAVPNLPPLKVKDIPLIDTRNQEDLYGLISSMVKEIKGSSGLIWNSVEELEQSELITVGQDFAIPVYPIGPFHSYFPASSSSLLTQDQSCLSWLNTQAPKSVLYVSFGSIATLSDTEFTEIAWGLASSNQPFLWVVRPGLVRGSTTKM, from the exons ATGCGAACAGCGAAGCGCAGAGATCGAAGAAGCTCCATGGAGAACCCAAGAGCCAACTACGGCAGTGCGCAACAAAGGAAGGGCCGTGGGCGTAGAGTGGTTCTTTTCCCACTGCCTCTGCAAGGCCACATAAACCCTATGCTTCAGCTTGCAAATATCCTCTACTCCAAAGGCTTTTCCATCACCATAATTCACACCCACTTCAATTCCCCCAACTCTTCCAACCACCCCTCCTTCACCTTCCATTCAATCCCCGACAGCTTGTTGGAGAGTGAAGCGTCCACTGCAGATGTCATAGCGCTCGTCACACTCCTTAATGTCAACTGTGTCACGCCCTTCCGGGATTGCCTGGCTAAGTTGTTGTCCGTTCCTCTCGAGGATCCCATTGCTTGCATAATTACTGATGCCATCTGGCACTTCACCCAAGCTGTTGCCGACAGCTTTAATCTCCCCAGGATCGTGTTACGCACTAGTAATGTCGCTTCATTTCTTGGTTTCGCCTGCTTTCCATTTCTGCGGGAAATGGGTTACCTCCCCATACAAG agtctCAATTAGCAGCAGCTGTACCAAATCTTCCACCACTTAAAGTCAAAGACATTCCGTTGATTGACACGAGAAATCAGGAGGACTTGTACGGACTAATATCCAGCATGGTAAAAGAAATCAAGGGCTCCTCAGGGCTTATATGGAACTCAGTTGAAGAGCTTGAGCAATCTGAACTGATCACAGTCGGCCAGGATTTTGCCATCCCAGTGTATCCAATAGGCCCATTTCACAGCTACTTTCCAGCCTCATCAAGTAGCTTACTAACACAAGACCAGAGTTGCCTTTCCTGGCTAAACACACAAGCGCCAAAATCCGTGCTCTACGTGAGCTTTGGGAGTATTGCGACACTCAGTGACACAGAGTTTACAGAGATAGCTTGGGGGCTAGCAAGCAGCAACCAACCCTTCTTGTGGGTGGTCCGACCAGGGTTAGTCCGTGGGTCCACTACAAAAAT gtga
- the LOC133864053 gene encoding uncharacterized protein LOC133864053, producing MGYNPDGTIYYEVIDDPARNWVLPRGKKVVLQYNAAIQPVGRACNRFRRAEGKMIRSGSYIHMRDEWAKVNRQIKQAMWDALMEEFYVPVSVDARRAQQEALCDIGRKHRSWKSRFKTKLRIRDGDTPEIIRARMPDNFFGNYDAEDVEFLLRDWCREQKIATSERMKRLREQNDLPHCTGSKSYARFNHEETCTSGTPPTRAASFVKTHTRKDGTHVNERTRVLCERMTQSLSSDPAATQSVSADTVRWAPNDAYEQAVGRPEYAGRVRQVGPNVTPVRGTCFSYRPRSQGGPSQGTSRDWAENTRKMEEMQAELQAERARNDLLEQRLRQVEVFMSSMGASAPCLGTPSPAHVGSTSSVSSASAGNSTTVGTLSPVGRRLTQHSIVATPSPATPFLAQQSPVGDNTPGTVPPHSQGRPSDL from the exons atgg ggtacaacccagacgggaccatttattatgaggtgattgacgacccagcgagaaactgggtcctcccgaggggtaagaaggttgtattgcagtacaatgctgctatacaacctgtaggacgggcctgcaatcgatttcggcgggctgagggcaagatgatcaggagtgggtcctacatacacatgcgggacgaatgggcgaaggtaaataggcagattaagcaggcaatgtgggacgcgctgatg gaggagttctatgtacctgtatcagtagacgcgcgcagggcacaacaggaggctttatgtgatattggccgtaagcaccgctcgtggaagtcgaggttcaaaaccaaactacgtattagagacggtgacacgcccgagattatccgtgcgagaatgccggacaatttttttggcaactatgacgcagaagatgtagagttcctgctgagagattggtgccgtgagcaaaaaatc gcaacctctgaacggatgaagaggctgcgtgagcagaatgaccttcctcattgtacgggatctaaaagttatgccagatttaatcacgaggag acatgtacatctggcacgccccccactcgcgccgcgtcgttcgtgaagacccacacaaggaaggacggcactcacgtgaacgaacgtacacgggtcctatgc gagaggatgacgcagagtttatccagtgatccagccgccacgcaaagcgtctccgcagacacggtgcgttgggcaccgaacgacgcttacgaacaggcggttgggaggcctgagtatgcagggagggttcggcaggttgggccgaacgtcacacctgttcgggggacatgtttctcatataggcctcggtcacaagggggaccatctcagggcacgtctcgggattgggccgaaaacactcggaagatggaagagatgcaagcggagctacaggctgagcgagcgaggaatgacctgttggagcagcgcctgcgacaggttgaggtcttcatgtcctccatgggagcatcagcaccatgtcttggtacgccttcacctgcacacgtaggtagtacgtcgtctgttagtagtgcatctgcag gtaattcgacaacggttggtacgttgtcgcctgttggacgacggctgacccagcattccattgtcgctacaccttcgcccgctacaccattccttgctcagcaatcgccggttggcgataacacgcctgggacggtacctcctcattcgcagggacgcccttcagatttgtag